A single genomic interval of Zingiber officinale cultivar Zhangliang chromosome 4A, Zo_v1.1, whole genome shotgun sequence harbors:
- the LOC121973863 gene encoding uncharacterized protein LOC121973863: protein MWPPPSAFELAGAPGYSRSSPRRRREIMDYVFSSGRIQASAVPFSWERRPGISKTAAAAGGFGHLLPLPPAPAASHRKRSAASHRNRSATSAGDEDPFAVALAECAKRPPGPSIEELFTPRRAATATRQQPVSSSARSISDLLGLHAVSCKARCAVADSVVFLPRSPGPQGSASFPYGISSAWSISDRLDLIAGSCKATCPVADSAVYVPRRPGREEAPRCRTICRTAGSAKPDRPNKWQKKQPAQQ from the coding sequence ATGTGGCCACCGCCCTCCGCTTTCGAGCTCGCCGGAGCGCCGGGATATTCCCGGTCGTCGCCTCGGAGGAGAAGGGAAATCATGGACTATGTCTTCTCTTCGGGTCGGATCCAGGCCTCTGCCGTTCCCTTCTCCTGGGAGCGACGTCCGGGCATCTCCAAGACCGCTGCTGCGGCCGGCGGGTTCGGCCACCTCCTCCCCCTGCCTCCCGCCCCTGCCGCCTCCCACAGGAAGCGATCCGCCGCATCCCACAGGAATCGATCCGCCACCTCCGCCGGAGACGAGGACCCCTTCGCCGTCGCGCTGGCGGAGTGCGCCAAGCGCCCGCCGGGCCCCTCCATCGAGGAGCTCTTCACGCCGAGACGAGCCGCCACGGCGACCCGACAGCAGCCGGTTTCGTCGTCGGCGCGGTCTATCTCCGACCTCCTGGGCCTCCACGCCGTCTCGTGCAAGGCCAGGTGCGCCGTCGCCGACTCCGTCGTCTTCCTGCCACGCTCTCCCGGTCCGCAAGGCAGCGCCTCGTTTCCGTACGGTATTTCGTCGGCGTGGTCGATCTCCGACCGCCTGGATCTCATCGCCGGCTCGTGCAAGGCCACGTGCCCCGTCGCCGACTCCGCCGTCTACGTGCCTCGCCGTCCCGGCCGCGAGGAAGCGCCTCGCTGCCGTACCATCTGTCGAACCGCGGGTTCGGCTAAGCCGGACCGGCCCAACAAGTGGCAAAAGAAGCAGCCAGCCCAACAATAG